A genomic window from Klebsiella quasipneumoniae subsp. quasipneumoniae includes:
- the hisL gene encoding his operon leader peptide encodes MNRVQFKHHHHHHHPD; translated from the coding sequence ATGAACCGCGTTCAATTTAAACACCACCATCATCACCATCATCCTGACTAG
- a CDS encoding SDR family oxidoreductase, translated as MKKVAIVGLGWLGMPLALSLTARGWQVTGSKTTQDGVEAARMCGIDSYPLRLEPQLVCDTEDLDALMNVDALVITLPARRTGAGEGFYLQAVQEIVDTALAYHIPRIVFTSSTSVYGNVNGTVKENSPRLPQTASGQVLKELEDWLHNLPGTSVDILRLAGLVGPSRHPGRFFAGKSAPDGQHVVNLVHLQDVVAAIELLLQAPKGGHIYNLCAPRHPARGLFYPQMARELGLPPPVFSDSPDGGQGKIVDGNRICNELGFEYQYPDPLVMPME; from the coding sequence ATGAAAAAGGTCGCGATAGTCGGTTTGGGATGGCTGGGGATGCCGCTGGCGCTGTCGTTGACGGCGCGAGGCTGGCAGGTCACCGGCAGTAAAACCACGCAGGATGGCGTGGAGGCGGCGCGGATGTGCGGGATCGACAGCTATCCGCTGCGCCTGGAGCCGCAGCTGGTCTGTGATACCGAGGACCTCGACGCGCTGATGAACGTCGATGCGCTGGTGATCACGCTGCCGGCCCGGCGGACCGGGGCGGGGGAAGGGTTTTATCTGCAGGCGGTGCAGGAGATCGTCGATACCGCGCTGGCGTACCATATTCCGCGGATCGTCTTCACCAGCTCCACCTCGGTGTATGGCAACGTCAACGGTACGGTGAAAGAGAACTCCCCGCGCCTGCCGCAAACCGCCAGCGGGCAGGTGCTCAAGGAGCTGGAGGACTGGCTGCACAATCTGCCGGGGACCTCGGTGGATATTCTGCGCCTGGCCGGGCTGGTGGGGCCGTCCCGCCATCCGGGGCGTTTTTTCGCCGGCAAGTCGGCGCCGGATGGCCAGCACGTGGTCAACCTGGTGCATTTGCAGGATGTGGTGGCCGCCATCGAACTGCTGCTGCAGGCTCCGAAGGGCGGGCACATCTATAATCTATGTGCGCCCCGCCATCCGGCGCGCGGCCTCTTTTATCCGCAGATGGCCCGCGAGCTGGGGCTGCCGCCGCCGGTCTTCAGCGACAGCCCGGACGGCGGCCAGGGCAAGATTGTGGATGGCAATCGTATCTGCAATGAGCTGGGGTTTGAGTACCAGTACCCCGATCCGCTGGTGATGCCGATGGAGTGA